TGAAGAAAGAGCACAGTATATATGGCAGCACTGTATATATGGCAAGTGAGGTGAactgagggctttttttttttaaatctctttaagGCTCCCTAATGGGATAGCTGAATTCCTCTAAAATAAGGATTCACTTTGTCTACCTGCAGTATCGTACTTTGTGTagtggttttttgtgtgttttggatGGAAGTTGGCAGCCCAGCctgctgggggggagggggagttGGAGTTTGAtccttaagatcccttccaacacaagccattctgtggaTTCTGTGAGCCTATAAATGTTTGCTaatgtgcttttctgttgtCTAGGCTGGTGTTAAAGGGTTTCAGATTGCggctgaaaaacagaatgacGTTGTACCTGTTCAGTATGAAGGAAACCAGTACGAGCTATCTCATGGCTGTGTTGTCATTGCTGCAGTAATCAGCTGTACAAATAACTGCAATCCATCTGTCATGCTTGCTGCAGGTATGTTATGTCTGATGGAAGCTAACTGGacctttttgttttgccattaTTTACCTTCACTTTTGTAGGTTCTCTGTAATGACCTCACATTGTCACACAGCAGACCTGTAGATTTAAACCTGTATGTTCTGGAGGTTATGCAATGCAGATCTCTCTCCAGTAATGCAATCTCAAGGTTTGTGTCATAAGGCAGCATTAATAATAGTAATTCCAAAATTATTTGGTAACATTTGAACAGATGAGTTTTAGGGCTGTCTTCAAATGGATGCACGTATGGACACAGCTGTGGCAGGAGGTAGGCTTTAGCTTTGCCCTCATCCTGGATGATAATGGCTTGAGCACTGTGGTTAGCAGCGGTATGGGAAGAACATCCAGATTGCTGAAAAATTGCCCTATGCCTTTATCTCTAGCTGAGGAGTTGGTGCCCCCCCATCATAAGCTGTGGCGAGTTTTCCCAGAATGGTTCCATGTGCTCAgaccttgctgctttccttctgtggcTCAGGCAAGCTTTCCTTTGAGGCTGTGTGGCCTGTGTCAGTAAATGAGCAGATGCTGACTGTCAGTACCACACTTAGAATGTGGGGAagtttttgttacagaaaatgTGCACCTGTGTATTAGGAATGAGAACTGAAATCTGGATTATATTGCTATGAATTAAGTAACTTAATTCACACAAGTAGTTGCTTCACTTTAATAAACTGAAGGTCCCATATTCTTTTTGCTTAGCTGAATAAGCTAGTATAATGTAGGCATACAAATACgaattgtctttttttgtagGACTTCTGGCCAAAAAGGCAGTCGAAGCTGGCCTGGAGGTGAAGCCCTACATAAGAACTAGTCTATCACCAGGCAGTGGAATGGTTACACATTACCTCAGTTCCAGTGGAGTATTACCGTACCTCAGTAAGCTTGGGTAAGTTTTGATTGCTATTTAAATCTCTAGAAAATAGTGTATGTGGGTGTTGTACAGGTTGGTAAATActcttgctctgctttttggGGTGGCTAATTTATAAGTTTGCcattttaattttgtgtttgGTTGAAGTTAAGCTTCACTCCATTTTATTTCCACCTTACAACTTCATGGTGTGTACATCTTTACCTTAGCTGAACTCTGGCTTTCATTAAGAAGCTGTGTGTGTAAGTGGCCTTCACAGAATGCACTTAGTTCTATATTTCAGAAGTGGAAGCTGGATGTGAATTCTTCAGGGCAGTCTGTTAGTCTTCAGCCTGTGTTACTGTTGGGCGTGCTTTGGGTTGCTCAATAGCTGTAACAATTACACTGTCCATACAGCTGTGCAGTGTTACAGAATTACTCTGTGAAGAATGTTTCTGTCTTGGATTTTACCAGTACTtgctgaacagaaatatttcacttgGCTTAGGTTGATGGTTACAAGAATATCATCTTGTATCCTGTCTGCATCCATGAGATGTCTGACATGCAATTCCTAGAATGTCAAATTACCaaatggggaaaggaaaaattcctCTTAGTGATTACTGCTTGAAAAAAAACGAGGCTGACAGATTGCTCTTCATCTCTTAATTTGCtactatatttattttttttcccaatgtaGGTTTGAGGTTGTTGGTTACGGATGTTCAACGTGTGTTGGAAACACTGCTCCCCTTCCAGAAGCCATCAGGAATGCAATAAAGCAGGTAGAGCTCTAAGGCTTGTTGAatatagaaacatagaatcatagaattacccaggttggaaaagaccttgaagatcatcaagtccaaccgcaacctAACCATGGTACCCTAAACATGTCTTACCCTGTTAACTGATCAGGAGATACAGTATTCTGTGTAGAAGGCACTTCATTCTTGGTTTGGACTGTGGTGTGATGCTAGGCACACCTGCTTTCCAGAGGGAGACAAGGGTAATGGTTGTGTGAAATAGGTGTAACAAGTACAGTCTGTGTGGCATATAGATATAAATGCTAACATAAATACCTAGAGCCTAATCTTAGAAAAGATGTAATGCACAGGGATCTTCCAGACTTATGTCCTGGGCTGGTTTATATCAACAGTGTGTaaacagctgcagcattttTCTCCTATGAAATAGTAGAAGGATGTAAGAAGTAAGACAGGACTTCGCTGAAGTGACTAAAGAGTGCATCAGCTGAGGAACTCCTCATGGGAAGAGGGAGGGCAGCACCTGAGAACAAAACGCCTTTGTGCTAAAAGTTTAGGAACGTATTTAAAGTGGAATGCAGAAAGTGCATCTTAGtcaacaaaaaataatgtgaGCTGTTGTGGGACCATGAGGTCCTATTGAAATAACCAAGGGTCTGCCTTGCAGGGTGATATCATTGCCTGTGGAGTGCTGTCTGGAACGAAGAACTTTGAAGGGCGTCTCTGTGACTGTGTCCGTGCCAACTACCTTGCTTCTCCCCCACTAGTAGTTGCATATGCTATTGCAGGCACTGTTAGAATAGACTTTGAGACTGAGCCTTTGGGTGAGTATTCTGTACCTctcatgtttctgtttctgatgcatGCCTACAACAGGTTTCTTCCTGTGCGTTTCAACAtgcatcaacagtgcatttaaATAGAAAGCACAGCGAGCTTTGGTGTTgtagtttaaaacaaaataaaacattcactTCACAGATGCAATTCTCTGAAaagctgtgtgtgtctgtaaacATGAATGTATGTATAATAATAGTATTAAAGCCTTTTCTTCATTAGCATTCTGCTTAAAACCTTGCTTAGGCACTGGCTTTAATGGCAGAAGTATCTACTTAAGGGATATTTGGCCCACACGAAAAGAACTGCACACAGTGGAGGAAGAGTGTGTGATATCATCTATGTTTAaggaattgaaagaaaaaatggaggTGAGAATGGTTTTTTATTCTAGACTAGAGTGCATTTTATCCTTGTTTCATAATATTTTCTGGTTGAATATAATTAGATTGCCACTTAATTCCATTACACTCAATTAGAATTTGACTAAGATGCGTATCATGTGTTAGCAATACCCAGTAAGGTAACTTGTAGCATATAACAAGTTCAAAAGAAGATCAGCAGTAagtcttcattttcagaatgtaGGTAGGCCATAAATCAATATCTCTGGTTTTGGTTCCTGtgtagaaaggaaacaaacGGTGGAATTCACTGGAAGTACCTGAGTCACCTTTATTTCCTTGGGACTTGAAATCCACTTACATCAGATGTCCTTCCTTCTTTGATAAACTTGTGAGTATGTTGGGTCTACCCACTATGTACAAGTAACGGAGCAGCTATTCCAGTAATGCTTGATTGTATAAGTATTAGTAATTGATTGTATAAGTAATATATTTTATCATCAATAATGTTTCTCAGTACTCTAAATTCTGTTTGTGTAGTTGGAATGAGTTGAGTCTTTATATCAACGTGTCCTAAtatttgcagaaatgtttttgtttctaaggctcttggtagaaaaaaaacctgttttgtttccctttttccccaggCCAAAGAACCGGTTTCGCCACAGCCGATTGAAAATGCCCATGTCTTGCTCTACTTGGGAGATTCTGTAACCACAGATCACATATCTCCTGCCGGAAGCATTGCGAGGAGTAGTGCTGCTGCTAAGTACCTGACTAACAAAGGGTAAGGTctgccctgagcctcctcttctccacactgacccatcccagctccctcagctgctccccataacaCTTGTGCTCGAGATACCCCACAGCTGTGTTGCTCTCTTCTGGACACACTGTAGGGCCTCAATGCTCTTCTTCTAACAAGGGGCCCCAGTCTGAATGCAGTGctcaagatgtggcctcaccactGCTGAGTACATTGTAAAGGTGTATTATGATCAGTATCAGTGGAGTGTGACAAAGCTGTAGCCTGCAGTGCAGTCGGTTTCTAACTTGTATTTCATCTGAATGAGTAGTGTtatgagaaagggaaaaattgATAAACCTCTACTCCTAAGTCTGTCATTTGATTTGAGGAAAGCTGTGACTTTGGTGCAGTGTTTATTGATACATGTGCTGTTAGAGGATTAGTAAACATGCTTCTTTACTGTGGCAACTCCTGCATGATTCTTCTGTAAGCACTGTGCTGTTGTTCATAATGCTTCATAATGAAATAGTAGATGAAGCATTTAAAATTGCAGCTTTACTTATGAATAATCTAGCAATGATTTACATGTTCATGATTTATAATAATTGTATTTGATAAAGAGTTCTTTACATCTCATGCTGATAATGCAGTGCTTTTGAGCAATGCTGCAATACTTAGAATAATCATGATGCTATTTTGAAGCgaatcatttctgaaacaatggtttccttctgaaatgttacttttattttagaCTCACACCTCGTGAATTCAACTCGTATGGGGCTCGACGGGGTAATGATGCTGTGATGACAAGGGGCACATTTGCTAATATCAAGCTTCTGAACAAGTTCATAGGAAAACCAGCTCCTAAAACCATTCACTTCCCATCAGGACAAACAGTAAGAATGCGTATGAAGCTGCCTCAAAACTATGATATGGGTTAAGATCTCACTTGCTCAAACTGTTTACTTTTGTTGTTCCACAGCTAGATGTGTTTGAAGCAGCGGAGCTATACCAGAAAGAAGGCATTCCTGTAATTATTTTAGCAGGAAAGAAGTATGGACTGGGCAGCTCAAGAGACTGGGCAGCAAAAGGGCCTTTTCTACTGGTACTGCTTGTCTGGTTTTTGATATCtgtgttttttggtgttgtggggttttttattatctaaaagtatttttataatgTTTAATTTAGGGCATAAGTGTTTAGGAACTATATTCAAGGTTGAATGTAATGCTGCATCTTACTGAATAGTAATTTATGTTAAAACCTTTGTGGAGGAAAATGACTGGTCAGAAGGGTAACTCTGAATTCGATGACCATGTGAGATCATTTAGGTCTCCAGATTTCTTGAGATAAATTGCACGTCCAGTGCTGGCCGCTTATTGGATTCCGTAGAGTATTTAGAGGTTTCTAGAGTTTTATAATAGCAAACTAATTTCCAGTAATATTCAGGATATGTTTTGAGTAACCCAGTTACTTTTGTACAGCTCCAGAATAAAGGAAGCAACCGTATTCCAGCTGGTGCTTGTTCCCAGTCAACTACAGCACAGTCACTATGCATTCCGAAACTATTTCATACTGTATGTGTTTACTGAGCTTTATTTGCTGCTGTCTAGATGCATAGCTAAAATGTTCCCTACTTGCAGGTTTCATACAAAGTGCTTGTAAGCCTGAATTGCAGGACATTCTACATAAAACTGTTTGAAGCTCACTTTTGCATTTAACTTTAACTGGCTgtactgaaatacagaattgCTTGTATCTTTGCAGGGTGTTAAAGCTGTCCTAGCTGAAAGCTATGAAAAAGTCCATAAAAGTCAATTGATTGGAATTGGAATAGCTCCACTTCAGTTTCTTCCTGGAGAAAATCCAAATACTTTGGGTCTCACTGGCAGAGAGCAGTTCTCTATATTATTCCCTCCAGAGCTGTCGCCCAAAATGACTTTGGATATTAAGGTATATCTTGCAATATCCTTGGATTTCTTACTGAACATGCTTATGATTAACTTCTCGTGCTTTCAGTCCTGATGAttggaagcaggaaaaaaatactttatctgctttgaaagtaaaagTAGTTTGTTTAGTTTGAAAGTAGTTTGGCCTGGAGTTTGTACTGAAGTACAAATGTGGGTGCTATGTTAGAGTAGAATGGGGAGTCTCATCTCATTTGGGTTCTTCAAAAGACAAAGGCACAACTACTTGAGGGAGGCTTCACCTTTCTATCCTGTGTCAGGTGTCTGTATGGTAGTATTTTGTGCCCTCTCAGGTGTGTAGCACAGTCCCAGCTGGATCAGAACTGTGTGGTTGGGTTGAGTCTTCattctgctcccagcagtgtCTCTGCTGAGCAGTGGTAGATAATCACATGGAATAGGTTTGTGTTAGACAGAACTTGGTTCTAATATGCTAACTGAAATAaggaaagtgaaaggaaaactcCTAATGggtgtttctgtttgcttttgttttgaagacaAGCACTGGAAAAGTGTTCAGCGTGTTTGCCTTGTTTGAAAACGATGTGGAGATAACTTTATACAAAAATGGTGGAAGCCTAAACTTTGTGGCTCGAAGATTCTTATAGTAGCTACTGACTGTATGGGTACCTCGCACTAACTGGTAACTCTGAAAATGCCTTGTGTGAACCCAGGAATCTGTACTGTGCAACTGCAGACAGCCCTAGTGTGCTCTAAGTTACTTCGTCCATGGATGTAAAAGATTGTGAATCATTGTAACTGCGACAAGATCCTTCctgattttaaataatattctAATGGTGCTATTAAACATTGCTAAAATCGACGTGTGTTGTGGCAGAGAGAGCTGTAAGTATGGAGGGGATGTTTTCTCA
This window of the Excalfactoria chinensis isolate bCotChi1 chromosome 10, bCotChi1.hap2, whole genome shotgun sequence genome carries:
- the IREB2 gene encoding iron-responsive element-binding protein 2 encodes the protein MDALKPGSPYQPIIEELRNYPQKRFYNVSKLGGTKYDLLPYSIRVLLESSVRNCDGFLVKETDAMNILDWKTKQNDVEVPFCPARVVLQDFTGIPAMVDFAAMREAVKNAGGDPVKVNPACPTDLTVDHSLQIDFSKCAIQNAPNPGGGESQKPTAKLSPLKGQPRKLPCRGQSSCKGPCSAGELNRASGQFSAQIENTPILCPFHLQPVPEPETVLKNQEMEFGRNRERLQFFKWSSKVFKNTSIIPPETGMAHQVNLEYLSRVVFDVKDFLYPDSVVGTDSHTTMVNGLGILGWGVGGIETEAVMLGMPVTLTLPEVVGCELTGTASPLATSIDIVLGITKHLRQAEVAGKFVEFFGSGVSQLSVADRTTIANMCPEYGAILSFFPVDNVTLKHLKHTGFDEAKLEVMEAYLKAVKLFRSDESSSREPEYSQVVQISLSSIIPHVSGPKRSQDRVAVNNMKSDFQTCLNEKAGVKGFQIAAEKQNDVVPVQYEGNQYELSHGCVVIAAVISCTNNCNPSVMLAAGLLAKKAVEAGLEVKPYIRTSLSPGSGMVTHYLSSSGVLPYLSKLGFEVVGYGCSTCVGNTAPLPEAIRNAIKQGDIIACGVLSGTKNFEGRLCDCVRANYLASPPLVVAYAIAGTVRIDFETEPLGTGFNGRSIYLRDIWPTRKELHTVEEECVISSMFKELKEKMEKGNKRWNSLEVPESPLFPWDLKSTYIRCPSFFDKLAKEPVSPQPIENAHVLLYLGDSVTTDHISPAGSIARSSAAAKYLTNKGLTPREFNSYGARRGNDAVMTRGTFANIKLLNKFIGKPAPKTIHFPSGQTLDVFEAAELYQKEGIPVIILAGKKYGLGSSRDWAAKGPFLLGVKAVLAESYEKVHKSQLIGIGIAPLQFLPGENPNTLGLTGREQFSILFPPELSPKMTLDIKTSTGKVFSVFALFENDVEITLYKNGGSLNFVARRFL